Proteins from one Telopea speciosissima isolate NSW1024214 ecotype Mountain lineage chromosome 1, Tspe_v1, whole genome shotgun sequence genomic window:
- the LOC122653263 gene encoding G-type lectin S-receptor-like serine/threonine-protein kinase LECRK2, giving the protein MINSRNVAYAAMLDNGNFVLESMKSDHIWESFRQPTDTMLPGQTLQVGGSLSSQLSKTDYSRGMFQLRLLEDGTLILNHVILPSYFPYAPYFSIGANPADDCSKLVFNESGRLYIERSNGSIVNLSPSAIFPIADFYHRATLDVRGAFYLYAHPRPSRGGTEDWSSEKSFPENVCNIKGSLGSGACGYNSYCEVANGMPKCKCPPEYTLNDPNNSLSGCKPKIPLVCEEGESGSPESLFEFKELRGTNWPFADYEKIEPISEEGCKNSCLLDCYCAVVIYSNVKCWKKRLPLSNGRFKANVTMKAFFKVRLPSSSSTKKKDQTIVILFGSMGGSIFMINFLLLAAICLTAFIAYQKRPKISKQVSSISETNLCSFTYEEIEEATNGFKEELGQGAFGIVYKGLYPFGSNNLVAVKRLNKLVQEGEKEFKTEVSVIGQIHHKNLVRLFGFCEEGPHRLLVYEFMSNGSLANFLFGLSRPHWDQRTQIAIGIARGLAYLHEECSTQIIHCDIKPQNILLDDFFRPRISDFGLAKLLMPDQVLTLTGIRGTRGYMAPEWFRSMPITAKVDTYSFGVMLLEIISCRSVAKTACGGEDKAILTDWAYDCYRYGKLEELVDRDEEATRDEKRLETLLMIAIWCIQEEPSLRPNMKEVLQMLEGTVNVPCPPCPFPFSSYC; this is encoded by the coding sequence ATGATCAATTCCAGAAATGTCGCTTACGCTGCTATGCTCGACAATGGCAACTTCGTGCTGGAAAGTATGAAGTCTGATCACATATGGGAGAGCTTCAGGCAACCTACAGACACCATGTTGCCTGGACAGACACTGCAAGTGGGTGGCAGTCTTTCTTCTCAGCTGTCAAAAACTGACTACTCAAGGGGAATGTTTCAGCTCCGATTGCTCGAAGATGGAACGCTCATTCTCAATCATGTCATTCTACCGTCTTATTTTCCTTATGCTCCCTATTTTTCTATTGGGGCTAATCCTGCTGATGATTGTTCGAAGTTGGTCTTCAATGAATCAGGCCGTCTTTATATAGAGAGGAGCAATGGAAGCATTGTTAATCTCTCACCATCCGCCATATTCCCAATTGCTGATTTCTATCACAGGGCTACCCTTGATGTTCGTGGAGCATTTTATTTGTACGCCCATCCAAGGCCTTCTCGTGGCGGTACTGAGGACTGGTCCAGTGAGAAATCTTTTCCTGAAAATGTCTGTAACATTAAAGGTTCCCTAGGCAGTGGTGCTTGTGGTTATAATAGCTACTGCGAAGTAGCTAATGGGATGCCCAAATGTAAATGCCCACCTGAATACACCCTAAATGATCCAAACAACAGTCTCAGTGGCTGCAAACCAAAAATCCCACTAGTATGTGAAGAAGGTGAATCGGGTTCCCCTGAGAGTCTGTTTGAGTTCAAGGAGCTGAGAGGCACAAATTGGCCATTCGCTGATTACGAAAAGATTGAGCCCATTAGTGAAGAGGGTTGCAAGAATTCTTGCTTGCTGGACTGTTACTGTGCAGTTGTTATTTATAGTAATGTGAAATGTTGGAAGAAGAGGCTTCCACTCTCCAATGGAAGGTTCAAGGCAAACGTCACTATGAAGGCTTTCTTCAAAGTAAGGCTTCCAAGTTCTTCAAGCACGAAGAAGAAAGATCAGACAATAGTTATCCTTTTTGGATCAATGGGTGGTTCTATATTTATGATCAACTTCCTATTGTTAGCTGCAATTTGTCTAACTGCTTTCATTGCGTACCAAAAAAGACCAAAAATTAGTAAGCAAGTTTCTAGCATTTCAGAGACTAATCTGTGTTCATTTACATacgaagaaatcgaagaagcaACAAATGGGTTCAAGGAAGAATTGGGACAAGGTGCTTTTGGCATTGTTTACAAAGGTCTCTATCCATTCGGCTCTAACAATCTGGTTGCAGTCAAGAGACTAAACAAGCTGGTTCAAGAAGGTGAGAAGGAATTCAAAACAGAGGTAAGTGTTATTGGTCAGATCCACCACAAGAATTTAGTTCGATTGTTTGGATTTTGTGAGGAAGGGCCACACAGGCTTTTGGTATATGAGTTCATGAGCAATGGCTCTTTGGCAAACTTTCTCTTTGGACTCTCAAGGCCTCATTGGGACCAAAGAACCCAGATTGCAATTGGAATCGCAAGAGGGCTTGCATACTTACACGAAGAATGCAGCACCCAGATCATCCATTGTGATATAAAGCCTCAGAACATACTTCTAGACGATTTTTTCAGGCCAAGGATTTCTGATTTTGGATTGGCAAAGCTCTTAATGCCTGACCAGGTCTTAACTCTTACAGGTATTAGAGGAACTAGAGGGTATATGGCACCAGAGTGGTTCCGGAGTATGCCGATCACAGCAAAAGTGGATACTTATAGCTTTGGAGTGATGTTGTTGGAGATTATTTCTTGTAGGAGTGTTGCCAAGACAGCATGTGGTGGCGAAGACAAAGCAATATTAACGGACTGGGCTTATGATTGCTACAGATATGGTAAACTTGAAGAGTTGGTGGACAGGGATGAGGAGGCCACGAGGGATGAGAAGAGGCTAGAGACTTTGTTGATGATAGCAATTTGGTGTATTCAAGAGGAGCCATCGCTGAGGCCTAATATGAAGGAGGTGTTACAGATGCTTGAAGGAACTGTCAACGTTCCTTGTCCGCCATGCCCTTTTCCCTTCAGCTCTTACTGTTAA